In Sebaldella termitidis ATCC 33386, one DNA window encodes the following:
- a CDS encoding leucyl aminopeptidase, which produces MNISVINNFKDNFDTLILPVSKNRKINSHNKELDKKINKYIELYSFSYSDDKFLSFDLEADNKLKQIVLVNIDLPDKLQIRDTLFNVFGKISEKSKNILFINSDLFFDEYIITEIFILRYYKFIKYIENSKKHKHHLFILTNKDIDLTETIELANSVNTARDLVNEPSNVLYPETLAESALSLGEKYGFEVEVLNKKDIKKLKMECFLKVGEGSDKEPKLIILRYHGNKKDKNKIGLIGKGVTFDSGGLSLKPSDSMIEMKSDMAGAAAVISAVCTASKMKIKKNIIGVIPACENMINGSSYKLGDIIKSMNGKTVEIHNTDAEGRLTIIDAVTYAIRHEKVTHILDIATLTGACMVALGTDITGVVTNDGNMLKVLKKASEISGELIWELPNHSTYKESLKSPNADLKNVGTRWGGAIIAGQFIEEFVEKLPWLHLDIAGPAFIESKSKFGSAGGTGAGTRLLYEFIKNF; this is translated from the coding sequence TAACAATTTTAAAGATAATTTTGATACTCTGATACTTCCGGTCAGTAAAAACCGTAAGATTAATTCCCATAATAAGGAACTGGACAAGAAAATTAATAAATATATTGAACTTTATTCTTTTTCTTATTCTGATGATAAATTTCTTTCTTTCGATTTGGAAGCAGATAATAAGCTAAAACAGATTGTTTTGGTTAATATCGACCTTCCAGATAAACTTCAGATTCGAGATACATTATTCAATGTATTTGGTAAAATTTCCGAAAAATCAAAAAATATACTTTTTATTAATTCTGATTTATTTTTTGATGAATATATTATAACAGAAATTTTCATATTAAGATACTATAAATTTATAAAATATATAGAAAATTCTAAAAAACATAAACATCATTTATTTATCTTAACCAATAAAGATATTGACCTCACTGAAACCATAGAACTTGCAAATTCTGTTAATACCGCTAGAGATTTAGTTAATGAACCTTCTAATGTACTTTATCCTGAAACTTTAGCCGAATCAGCTTTATCACTCGGAGAAAAATACGGTTTTGAAGTCGAAGTATTAAATAAGAAAGATATTAAAAAGCTGAAAATGGAATGCTTTTTAAAAGTAGGCGAAGGATCTGACAAAGAACCAAAGCTTATTATTCTTCGCTACCACGGCAACAAAAAAGATAAAAATAAAATCGGGCTGATTGGTAAAGGCGTTACATTTGACAGCGGCGGTCTGTCGTTAAAACCTTCTGACAGCATGATCGAAATGAAATCCGACATGGCTGGTGCTGCAGCTGTTATTTCTGCTGTTTGTACCGCTTCAAAAATGAAGATAAAGAAAAACATTATCGGTGTCATACCCGCCTGTGAAAATATGATTAACGGTTCTTCATATAAACTTGGCGATATAATTAAATCAATGAATGGCAAGACTGTAGAAATACACAATACTGATGCTGAAGGACGTCTTACTATTATTGATGCTGTTACTTATGCGATCCGTCATGAAAAAGTAACACATATACTAGATATCGCAACTTTAACGGGTGCATGTATGGTTGCACTCGGTACTGATATTACTGGTGTTGTTACCAACGACGGTAATATGCTGAAAGTCTTGAAAAAGGCCTCTGAAATTTCAGGTGAGCTCATTTGGGAACTTCCTAATCATAGTACCTATAAAGAAAGTTTAAAATCACCCAATGCAGATCTTAAAAATGTAGGAACAAGATGGGGCGGTGCTATTATAGCCGGTCAGTTTATAGAGGAATTCGTAGAGAAACTTCCGTGGCTGCACCTTGACATTGCAGGCCCTGCTTTTATTGAAAGTAAGTCTAAATTCGGCAGTGCAGGCGGAACAGGAGCCGGTACCAGATTATTATATGAATTTATAAAAAACTTTTGA